A single region of the Fenollaria sporofastidiosus genome encodes:
- the rlmN gene encoding 23S rRNA (adenine(2503)-C(2))-methyltransferase RlmN produces the protein MRNIINNMYISELESYFLELGEKKFRAKQLFEALHKQKIKSLDELTTFSKDLKEKIAMSSEIYGVHKVLELKSKLDETRKYLFELHDGNVIESVLMKYKYGYTVCISTQVGCKMGCAFCASTKKGLIRNLYASEMLDEIYEIERLNNINVSNIVLMGSGEALDNFDELIRFIELISAKEGKKLSKRNITISTCGLADKILKLAEYNYPVTLTISLHNADEEERKKIMPITRKYPFKDLVPALKEYQARINKRISFEYVLIDGLNDSYKSALDIKNLLKDIKSHINLIPLNKIKEYDEEPSTSENINKFKKYLEDFGFNVTVRRELGADINASCGQLRNNYLEQ, from the coding sequence TTGAGAAACATTATTAACAATATGTATATATCGGAGCTTGAGTCATACTTTTTAGAGCTGGGCGAAAAGAAATTTAGAGCCAAGCAGCTCTTTGAAGCCTTGCACAAGCAAAAGATAAAGAGCTTAGATGAACTTACTACATTTTCAAAGGATTTGAAAGAAAAGATTGCTATGAGCTCTGAGATATATGGTGTACACAAGGTTTTAGAGCTAAAATCAAAACTTGACGAAACAAGGAAATATCTTTTTGAGCTTCACGATGGAAATGTTATCGAAAGCGTCTTGATGAAGTATAAGTATGGTTACACGGTCTGTATATCAACACAGGTTGGTTGTAAGATGGGATGTGCCTTTTGTGCTTCAACAAAGAAAGGCTTAATAAGAAACCTTTATGCGTCAGAGATGCTCGATGAGATATACGAGATAGAAAGATTAAACAATATAAATGTATCAAACATAGTACTAATGGGTAGTGGCGAGGCACTTGATAACTTTGATGAGCTTATAAGGTTTATCGAGTTAATAAGTGCAAAGGAAGGCAAGAAACTTTCAAAAAGAAACATCACTATATCAACGTGCGGCTTAGCAGATAAGATACTAAAGCTTGCAGAGTATAACTATCCAGTAACGCTAACGATATCTTTACATAATGCAGACGAGGAAGAAAGAAAGAAGATCATGCCGATTACTAGGAAGTATCCTTTCAAAGATCTTGTGCCTGCTCTTAAGGAGTATCAGGCCAGGATTAATAAGAGGATATCTTTCGAATATGTTTTGATTGACGGTCTTAATGATTCTTACAAATCTGCTTTAGATATAAAAAATTTACTAAAAGATATTAAGTCACACATCAATTTAATTCCGCTTAACAAAATTAAAGAGTACGATGAAGAGCCAAGTACTTCTGAGAATATTAATAAGTTTAAGAAGTACTTAGAAGACTTTGGTTTCAACGTAACAGTTAGGCGTGAACTTGGAGCAGACATAAACGCTTCGTGTGGACAACTAAGAAACAATTATCTTGAACAATAG
- the rsmB gene encoding 16S rRNA (cytosine(967)-C(5))-methyltransferase RsmB: MTKNSDRYTSFLILKDIFASGAYSNISLRSELNKLDSEQSKSFVTKLVYGVVERKLYLDYIISKLSSTKLSKIDIDILIVLEMALYQIIYMDKVPESAAVNEAVKLTKTINKRLAGFVNANLRNFLRNKDDLVKVDISDELERLSVEYSISKEFLDILVSDYDNETLLNFLKRSMDERLLNIRINTKKTNKKDLEALLDKFNIKYEESDISIDSLIIYDKVSDVIKSLFSQGYISFQDATSASLQDHIKLNKGDRILDICAAPGGKSMHMAEKLLEGSITSCDIYEHKIKLLEKEAARLGLDNIEFKLNDALKLNKDFVDVFDKVLIDVPCSGSGIISRKPEIKYQIGTKELKELNQKQWKILNNAKNYVKKGGLLVYSTCSILKMENEYILKKFLEENKDFTLEEYIKHMPTEKINDGFFISYLRKD; encoded by the coding sequence ATGACTAAAAACAGCGATAGATATACAAGCTTTTTAATATTGAAAGATATATTTGCAAGTGGGGCTTACTCAAACATTAGCCTAAGAAGTGAACTTAATAAATTAGATAGCGAACAAAGTAAGTCTTTCGTAACAAAGCTTGTTTATGGTGTTGTAGAGAGAAAACTGTATCTTGACTACATCATCTCAAAGCTGTCGTCGACTAAGCTTAGTAAGATTGACATCGATATACTGATTGTCTTAGAGATGGCTTTGTATCAAATCATATACATGGATAAGGTACCTGAGAGTGCTGCAGTTAATGAAGCGGTGAAGCTTACTAAGACTATAAATAAAAGATTAGCAGGCTTTGTTAATGCAAACTTAAGAAATTTTCTAAGAAATAAAGACGACTTAGTTAAAGTTGACATTTCTGACGAGCTTGAGAGATTATCTGTAGAATATTCCATAAGCAAAGAATTTTTGGATATTCTAGTGAGTGATTATGATAATGAAACTCTTCTAAACTTTTTAAAGAGGTCAATGGATGAGAGACTTCTTAATATAAGGATCAACACAAAGAAAACGAATAAGAAAGACCTAGAAGCTCTTCTTGATAAGTTTAATATCAAGTATGAAGAGAGCGATATATCTATTGACAGCCTTATCATATATGACAAGGTGAGTGATGTCATCAAGAGTTTATTTAGTCAAGGATATATATCCTTTCAAGATGCAACGAGTGCGAGTCTTCAAGATCACATAAAGCTTAATAAGGGCGATAGGATACTAGACATTTGCGCAGCACCTGGTGGAAAGAGTATGCACATGGCTGAAAAGTTATTAGAAGGTTCTATAACTAGCTGCGACATATATGAGCATAAGATAAAACTTCTTGAAAAAGAAGCAGCTAGGCTTGGACTTGATAACATTGAATTTAAACTTAATGATGCATTGAAACTTAATAAAGACTTTGTTGATGTCTTTGATAAGGTTTTGATAGATGTGCCTTGCTCAGGAAGTGGTATAATATCAAGAAAGCCAGAGATAAAATATCAAATAGGAACAAAGGAGCTTAAAGAACTTAATCAAAAGCAGTGGAAGATATTAAATAATGCGAAGAATTATGTCAAGAAGGGCGGACTACTTGTATATAGTACATGCAGCATACTTAAGATGGAAAACGAATATATACTGAAGAAGTTCCTTGAAGAGAACAAAGACTTTACTTTGGAAGAATATATCAAACACATGCCAACAGAGAAGATTAACGACGGCTTTTTCATTTCATATCTAAGGAAGGATTAA
- a CDS encoding zinc metallopeptidase — MLNFLIFVGRYHSYVSSYFIYVIPAMLLSFYAQYKIAYVYKEYMGRRSSLGRNGSDVAREILDKNGLRNVSIKEVPGTLSDHYDPRDKSLSLSRDISDGISIASVAVAAHEVGHAIQDKESYPMLNLRNYMAPAVGVSSRLAMLLILGGLFFNFGGLLDIGIILYAVIVLFTLVTLPVEFDASRRALNEISSMQGADDETIYGSKKVLRAAALTYVASAFAALSELLRLLSMRRRND, encoded by the coding sequence ATGCTAAACTTTTTAATATTTGTAGGAAGGTACCATAGTTATGTAAGCTCATACTTTATCTATGTTATACCGGCAATGTTACTAAGCTTTTATGCACAATATAAGATTGCTTATGTATACAAAGAATACATGGGTAGACGTAGCTCATTGGGACGCAATGGCTCGGATGTAGCAAGAGAGATTTTAGACAAGAACGGCCTAAGGAATGTCTCGATAAAAGAAGTGCCTGGCACCTTAAGTGATCACTACGACCCAAGAGATAAGAGCCTATCTTTATCAAGAGACATATCAGACGGCATATCCATCGCCTCTGTTGCGGTTGCAGCACACGAAGTTGGACATGCAATTCAAGATAAGGAAAGCTACCCTATGTTAAACTTAAGAAACTATATGGCACCAGCCGTAGGAGTATCAAGTAGACTTGCTATGCTACTAATACTTGGAGGCTTGTTCTTTAACTTTGGTGGCTTATTAGATATAGGCATAATTCTGTATGCTGTCATAGTATTATTTACGCTAGTTACATTACCTGTTGAGTTTGATGCATCAAGGAGAGCTTTAAATGAAATTAGCTCTATGCAAGGTGCTGATGATGAGACTATATACGGATCTAAAAAGGTTTTAAGAGCTGCAGCATTAACATATGTAGCTTCAGCATTTGCGGCACTTAGTGAACTACTAAGACTATTATCAATGAGGAGAAGAAATGACTAA
- the fmt gene encoding methionyl-tRNA formyltransferase: protein MKVIYMGTPLFSLAPLKALKDNGFDITMLITQPDRRRGRKMQVTYSELKTYALDNDIEVFQPEDVNSPESIAKIKDTDADVIVVASYGQIIKEEILYMKKYHSINIHASLLPKYRGAAPVQAAIINEDKITGITLMKMAKGLDTGNILMMRELPISDDDTAETLTMKLSNLGAQMITEYLNNLNDLDEGTPQDDTKSSYVRMIKKEDAFIDFTESASKTEHIVRSMQPWPVAFTTYKGENMKIFTSFVTKDSSDAKEGTILAVNNDGIKVKCKDSAIIISEVQMPNKKRMKVADYIRGNKIEVGERLGERLC from the coding sequence ATGAAAGTCATTTACATGGGAACGCCGCTATTTAGTCTGGCGCCTCTAAAGGCTTTGAAGGATAATGGCTTTGACATAACTATGCTTATTACTCAGCCAGACAGAAGACGTGGTAGAAAGATGCAAGTCACTTATTCAGAGCTAAAGACATATGCACTTGATAACGATATAGAAGTCTTTCAGCCAGAAGATGTAAACAGCCCTGAGTCCATAGCGAAAATCAAGGATACAGATGCTGATGTCATAGTTGTAGCTTCATATGGTCAGATAATAAAAGAAGAAATACTCTACATGAAAAAGTATCACTCGATAAACATACATGCATCGCTTTTGCCAAAGTACAGAGGTGCGGCACCAGTGCAAGCAGCTATCATTAATGAAGATAAAATAACAGGTATCACACTTATGAAGATGGCGAAGGGACTTGATACAGGAAACATTCTTATGATGAGAGAGCTTCCTATATCAGATGACGACACAGCAGAGACATTAACTATGAAACTATCAAACTTAGGTGCTCAGATGATAACTGAGTATTTAAACAATCTTAATGATCTTGATGAGGGAACTCCCCAAGATGACACTAAGAGCTCATATGTTAGGATGATTAAGAAGGAAGATGCTTTTATTGATTTTACTGAAAGCGCATCTAAAACCGAGCACATAGTTAGATCTATGCAGCCATGGCCAGTTGCCTTTACTACTTATAAGGGAGAGAATATGAAGATATTCACATCTTTCGTGACTAAAGACAGTAGTGACGCTAAAGAAGGTACTATATTAGCTGTTAATAATGATGGTATAAAGGTTAAGTGTAAGGACTCTGCCATAATCATAAGTGAGGTGCAAATGCCTAACAAAAAGAGGATGAAGGTAGCTGATTATATAAGAGGAAATAAGATAGAAGTAGGAGAAAGGTTAGGAGAAAGATTATGCTAA
- the def gene encoding peptide deformylase: MAIRNIRHDEDEILRKQSKLVKVFDDRLKELADDMIETMDQAEGVGLAAVQVGILKQMIVIDIGEGPMVFVNPEILETEGSCDDYEGCLSVPGYSGVVERPEKLKLKYQDLEGKEHELETEGFLTRVICHETDHLKGVLYTDKAKKMYTNDELKAKLDKEHKMAEAK; the protein is encoded by the coding sequence ATGGCAATTAGAAATATTAGACACGATGAAGATGAAATACTTAGAAAACAATCCAAGCTAGTTAAAGTTTTTGATGATAGACTTAAAGAGCTAGCAGATGACATGATAGAGACTATGGACCAAGCAGAAGGTGTTGGTCTTGCTGCTGTGCAAGTTGGTATACTTAAGCAAATGATAGTTATAGATATAGGCGAAGGACCTATGGTCTTTGTAAATCCAGAAATACTTGAAACAGAAGGTAGCTGCGATGATTACGAAGGCTGTCTATCGGTTCCGGGCTACTCAGGAGTTGTAGAAAGACCAGAAAAGCTTAAGCTTAAGTACCAAGACCTTGAAGGTAAGGAGCACGAGCTTGAAACAGAAGGCTTCTTGACAAGGGTTATATGTCACGAGACAGATCATTTGAAGGGAGTTTTATACACTGACAAGGCTAAGAAGATGTATACAAACGATGAACTAAAGGCAAAATTAGATAAAGAACACAAGATGGCAGAGGCAAAATAA